From a single Couchioplanes caeruleus genomic region:
- a CDS encoding polyprenyl synthetase family protein — translation MTWLGLDPAVDASVSATLAVVEDELRSNVASADPLIAEAARHLMDAGGKRTRPLVVALGAQFGDPTRPEIVPAALVVELTHLATLYHDDVMDEAAVRRGAPSANARWGNSVAILVGDYLFARAADLAASLGTEAVRLQAQTFSRLVHGQIAETVGARGSDPIDHYLHVIAEKTASLFATSARFGGLFSGAKPEHVAALAGYGETIGVAFQLSDDLLDIASESVQSGKTPGTDLREGVPTLPVLYALAGDDTDASAVRLRELLASGPLVDDALHAEALGLLRESSAMKHARETVRGYAEEARACLAPLPDGSPRRAMEALCDSIADRTS, via the coding sequence CTGACGTGGCTCGGCCTCGACCCCGCGGTCGACGCGTCGGTCTCGGCCACGCTCGCCGTGGTGGAAGACGAGTTGCGCAGCAACGTCGCCAGCGCGGACCCGCTGATCGCGGAGGCCGCCCGGCACCTGATGGACGCGGGCGGCAAGCGGACCCGGCCGCTCGTCGTGGCGCTGGGGGCGCAGTTCGGTGACCCCACGCGGCCCGAGATCGTGCCGGCCGCGCTGGTCGTGGAGCTCACCCACCTGGCCACGCTCTACCACGACGACGTCATGGACGAGGCCGCCGTGCGGCGCGGAGCGCCCAGCGCCAACGCGCGCTGGGGCAACTCCGTGGCGATTCTGGTCGGCGACTACCTGTTCGCCCGGGCCGCGGACCTGGCAGCCTCCCTCGGCACCGAGGCGGTCCGGCTGCAGGCGCAGACCTTCTCCCGGCTGGTGCACGGCCAGATCGCCGAGACGGTGGGTGCGCGGGGCAGCGACCCGATTGACCACTACCTGCACGTGATCGCCGAGAAGACCGCGTCGCTGTTCGCGACGTCGGCCCGCTTCGGCGGCCTCTTCTCCGGCGCGAAGCCCGAGCACGTCGCGGCCCTCGCGGGGTACGGCGAGACGATCGGCGTCGCGTTCCAGCTCTCCGACGACCTGCTCGACATCGCGTCCGAGTCGGTGCAGTCCGGCAAGACGCCGGGCACCGACCTGCGCGAGGGGGTCCCGACGCTCCCGGTGCTGTACGCGCTCGCGGGCGACGACACCGACGCTTCCGCGGTGCGCCTGCGGGAGCTGCTGGCCTCCGGGCCGCTCGTCGACGACGCCCTGCACGCGGAGGCGCTGGGCCTGCTGCGGGAGTCCTCGGCGATGAAGCACGCCCGGGAGACCGTCCGCGGTTACGCGGAGGAGGCGCGTGCCTGCCTCGCGCCGCTGCCGGACGGGTCGCCGCGCCGCGCGATGGAGGCGCTCTGCGATTCCATCGCCGACCGCACCAGCTGA
- the nuoN gene encoding NADH-quinone oxidoreductase subunit NuoN: MPDLKLPDIDYGALAPMLILLGAACLGVLFEALVPKARRHGFQLGLALLATVAALVTVIIERNTRIITIGGAVAIDGPTLFLQGSILMLGLVSLLLIGERTVEAGGAFVSQAAVTVGSQKDLRQAGGQPGATEVYPLTIFSLGGMLLFVSANDLLTMFVALEVLSLPLYLLCALARRRRLLSQEAALKYFLLGSYASAFFLFGVALLYGYSGGVDLAAIHNAVADPNRSEVLLYAGLALVAIGLLFKSAAAPFHVWTPDVYQGAPTPITALMAACTKVAAFGALLRVLYVAFEGVRWDFQPVLGVIAILTMLIGAVLAVTQTDMKRLLAYSSIANAGYLLVGVLALNKEGLSSTMFYLVAYGFSVLAAFGVVSLVRDAEGEATHLSRWAGLGRKSPLLAGVFSFILLAFAGIPLTSGFTSKFAVFGAAIDGGQTWLVIVGVITSMVLAFPYLRVIVMMWLQEPGENTPTVSIPGFLTSAALAIGVIATFALGVIPAPLLDLTNDAAQFVR, encoded by the coding sequence ATGCCAGACCTCAAACTGCCCGACATCGACTACGGCGCGCTCGCGCCGATGTTGATCCTCCTGGGAGCGGCCTGCCTGGGCGTGCTCTTCGAGGCGCTCGTGCCCAAGGCCCGCCGGCACGGTTTCCAGCTCGGCCTCGCGCTGCTGGCGACGGTGGCGGCGCTGGTCACCGTCATCATCGAGCGCAACACCCGGATCATCACGATCGGCGGCGCGGTCGCCATCGACGGGCCGACGCTGTTCCTGCAGGGTTCGATCCTGATGCTCGGGCTCGTCTCGCTGCTGCTGATCGGTGAGCGCACCGTCGAGGCCGGCGGCGCGTTCGTCTCGCAGGCCGCCGTCACCGTCGGCTCGCAGAAGGACCTGCGGCAGGCGGGCGGCCAGCCCGGCGCGACCGAGGTGTACCCGCTGACGATCTTCTCGCTCGGCGGCATGCTGCTGTTCGTGTCGGCGAACGACCTGCTGACGATGTTCGTCGCGCTCGAGGTGCTGTCGCTGCCGCTGTACCTGCTGTGCGCGCTGGCCCGCCGGCGTCGCCTGCTGAGCCAGGAAGCGGCCCTGAAGTACTTCCTGCTGGGCTCGTACGCCTCGGCGTTCTTCCTCTTCGGTGTGGCGCTGCTGTACGGCTACAGCGGCGGCGTCGACCTGGCCGCCATCCACAACGCGGTGGCCGACCCGAACCGCAGCGAGGTGCTGCTCTACGCCGGCCTGGCGCTCGTCGCCATCGGCCTGCTCTTCAAGAGCGCGGCCGCGCCGTTCCACGTGTGGACGCCGGACGTCTACCAGGGCGCCCCGACGCCGATCACGGCGCTGATGGCGGCCTGCACCAAGGTGGCGGCGTTCGGCGCGCTCCTGCGCGTGCTGTACGTGGCGTTCGAGGGCGTGCGCTGGGACTTCCAGCCGGTCCTGGGCGTCATCGCGATCCTGACGATGCTGATCGGCGCCGTGCTGGCGGTCACCCAGACCGACATGAAGCGGCTCCTGGCGTACTCGTCGATCGCGAACGCGGGGTACCTGCTGGTGGGCGTGCTCGCGCTCAACAAGGAGGGCCTGTCCAGCACGATGTTCTACCTCGTCGCGTACGGCTTCTCGGTGCTGGCCGCGTTCGGCGTCGTCTCGCTGGTCCGCGACGCCGAGGGCGAGGCCACGCACCTGTCCCGCTGGGCCGGGCTGGGCCGCAAGAGCCCGCTGCTCGCCGGCGTCTTCTCGTTCATCCTGCTGGCCTTCGCCGGCATCCCGCTGACCAGCGGCTTCACCAGCAAGTTCGCGGTGTTCGGGGCGGCGATCGACGGTGGGCAGACCTGGCTGGTCATCGTCGGCGTGATCACCAGCATGGTGCTGGCGTTCCCGTACCTGCGGGTCATCGTGATGATGTGGCTGCAGGAGCCGGGTGAGAACACGCCGACGGTGTCGATCCCGGGCTTCCTGACGTCCGCGGCGCTGGCCATCGGCGTCATCGCGACGTTCGCGCTGGGTGTGATCCCGGCCCCACTGCTGGATCTCACCAACGACGCCGCGCAGTTCGTCAGATAA
- a CDS encoding NADH-quinone oxidoreductase subunit M: MKDFPFLSILTLLPLVGAAVVAFIPRGKGGLAKTVALAWSLVVLALSIVMWVAFQVGGDRFQFRESYQWIPTWDARFTFATDGIALVMLVLIAVLVPLVILASWNDVDETQRSVPTYFALLLTLECTMIGVFAAADVFLFYVFFEVMLVPMYFIIGSYGGQRRQYAAVKFFLYSLVGGLFMLAAVIGLWVVGGHTFDWANLKDASAAFETNTARWLFLGFFIAFAVKAPFFPFHTWLPDAGVAAPAPAAALLVGVMDKVGTFGILRYCLPIFPEASRWFAPAALVLGVIGIIYAALLAVGQNDLKRLVSYTSIAHFGFIGIGIFAFTTQAGTGSVLYMVNHGLATGLLFLVVGMFVARRGSALVSDFGGAGKLVPVLAGVLFFAGLASLALPGTAPFVSEFLVLIGTFATHKVYAVIATAGIILAAAYVLWMFQRTTQGTLNPALNDVPAMHKDITLREKLVVAPLVLLLLLLGFYPKPVTDVINPAVQATMQDVGKTDPAPTAVANGKVAR, encoded by the coding sequence ATGAAGGACTTCCCGTTCCTGTCCATCCTGACGTTGCTCCCGCTGGTGGGCGCGGCAGTGGTGGCCTTCATCCCGCGCGGCAAGGGCGGTCTGGCGAAGACCGTCGCGCTGGCGTGGTCGCTGGTGGTGCTCGCGCTGAGCATCGTCATGTGGGTCGCGTTCCAGGTCGGCGGCGACCGGTTCCAGTTCCGCGAGTCGTACCAGTGGATCCCCACCTGGGACGCGCGGTTCACGTTCGCCACGGACGGCATCGCGCTGGTCATGCTCGTGCTGATCGCGGTGCTCGTACCGCTGGTGATCCTGGCGTCGTGGAACGACGTCGACGAGACCCAGCGGTCGGTGCCGACGTACTTCGCGCTGCTGCTCACCCTCGAGTGCACGATGATCGGCGTCTTCGCGGCCGCCGACGTGTTCCTGTTCTACGTGTTCTTCGAGGTCATGCTCGTGCCGATGTACTTCATCATCGGCTCGTACGGCGGCCAGCGCCGCCAGTACGCCGCGGTGAAGTTCTTCCTCTACTCGCTGGTCGGCGGCCTGTTCATGCTGGCCGCCGTGATCGGCCTCTGGGTCGTCGGCGGGCACACGTTCGACTGGGCGAACCTGAAGGACGCCTCGGCGGCGTTCGAGACGAACACCGCCCGCTGGCTGTTCCTCGGCTTCTTCATCGCGTTCGCGGTCAAGGCGCCGTTCTTCCCGTTCCACACCTGGCTGCCCGACGCCGGTGTTGCCGCTCCGGCGCCCGCGGCCGCGTTGCTCGTGGGCGTGATGGACAAGGTCGGCACCTTCGGCATCCTGCGCTACTGCCTTCCGATCTTCCCGGAGGCGTCGCGCTGGTTCGCGCCGGCGGCGCTGGTGCTGGGTGTCATCGGCATCATCTACGCGGCGCTGCTGGCGGTCGGTCAGAACGACCTCAAGCGGCTGGTGTCGTACACGTCGATCGCCCACTTCGGCTTCATCGGCATCGGCATCTTCGCCTTCACCACCCAGGCGGGCACCGGCTCGGTGCTGTACATGGTCAACCACGGCCTCGCCACCGGCCTGCTGTTCCTGGTCGTGGGCATGTTCGTGGCCCGCCGCGGCTCGGCCCTGGTGAGCGACTTCGGCGGCGCCGGCAAGCTCGTCCCGGTGCTGGCCGGCGTGCTGTTCTTCGCCGGCCTCGCCTCGCTGGCCCTGCCCGGTACGGCGCCGTTCGTCAGCGAGTTCCTGGTGCTGATCGGCACGTTCGCGACGCACAAGGTCTACGCGGTCATCGCGACGGCCGGCATCATCCTCGCCGCCGCGTACGTGCTGTGGATGTTCCAGCGCACGACGCAGGGCACGCTGAACCCGGCGCTGAACGACGTGCCGGCCATGCACAAGGACATCACGCTGCGCGAGAAGCTCGTCGTCGCGCCGCTGGTGCTCCTGCTGCTGCTCCTCGGCTTCTACCCGAAGCCGGTCACCGATGTGATCAACCCGGCGGTCCAGGCGACCATGCAGGACGTCGGAAAGACCGATCCGGCGCCGACGGCGGTCGCGAACGGGAAGGTGGCGCGGTAG